In Cololabis saira isolate AMF1-May2022 chromosome 14, fColSai1.1, whole genome shotgun sequence, a single genomic region encodes these proteins:
- the adora2b gene encoding adenosine receptor A2b, whose translation MNNLYIAIEVVIAVLSISGNVLVCWAVAINTTLKNATNYFLVSLAVADILVGCLAIPFAITISIGIHLDFYGCLFLACFVLVLTQSSIFSLLAIAIDRYLAVKIPLRYKELMTGKTAREIIAILWILSFVIGLIPFFGWNLKYSSCAQSPAENRSRAASGGPKARDALQSCELRCFFESVVDMHYMVYFNFFVCVLLPLLIMLGIYVKIFTVARKQLRQIELKCVGNGDSQNQGLLQKEIRAAKSLSIIVGLFALCWLPVHILNCLTLFYEQVDKPAVVMYVAIILSHANSAVNPIIYAYRIQDFRNTFRKILTRHVLCHKEELYLSSSSSRRSRDQIHMTIDPLL comes from the exons ATGAATAACCTCTACATCGCGATTGAAGTAGTAATTGCTGTTCTCTCCATATCCGGCAACGTGCTGGTGTGCTGGGCGGTCGCGATCAACACCACTCTGAAGAACGCCACCAACTACTTTCTGGTGTCTCTGGCCGTGGCTGACATCCTGGTGGGGTGCCTGGCCATCCCCTTCGCCATCACCATCAGCATCGGCATACACCTGGATTTCTATGGGTGCCTCTTCCTGGCCTGTTTCGTCTTGGTGCTCACGCAGAGCTCCATCTTCAGCCTCCTCGCCATCGCGATTGATCGATATCTGGCTGTCAAGATCCCACTGAG GTACAAGGAGTTGATGACGGGGAAGACTGCCAGAGAGATCATTGCCATTTTATGGATCCTCTCTTTTGTTATTGGTCTCATCCCGTTCTTCGGGTGGAACTTGAAGTACTCGAGCTGCGCGCAGAGCCCCGCGGAGAACCGGAGCAGAGCCGCGTCCGGGGGCCCCAAGGCCCGGGACGCGCTGCAGAGCTGCGAGCTGCGCTGCTTCTTCGAGAGCGTGGTGGACATGCACTACATGGTCTACTTTAACTTCTTCGTGTGCGTCCTGCTGCCGCTGCTCATCATGCTGGGCATCTACGTGAAGATCTTCACGGTGGCGCGCAAGCAGCTGCGGCAGATCGAGCTGAAGTGCGTGGGCAACGGGGACAGCCAGAACCAGGGGCTGCTGCAGAAGGAGATCCGCGCAGCCAAGTCCCTGTCCATCATCGTGGGGCTGTTCGCCCTGTGCTGGCTGCCCGTGCACATCCTCAACTGCCTCACGCTGTTCTACGAGCAGGTGGACAAGCCCGCCGTGGTCATGTACGTGGCCATCATCCTGTCGCACGCCAACTCCGCGGTCAACCCCATCATCTACGCGTACCGCATCCAGGACTTCAGGAACACCTTCCGCAAGATCCTCACCCGGCACGTCCTGTGTCACAAGGAGGAGCTGTACctgagctccagcagcagccggCGCAGCCGGGACCAGATCCACATGACCATAGACCCCCTGCTATAG